A genome region from Dickeya dadantii NCPPB 898 includes the following:
- a CDS encoding ABC transporter permease yields MMSGLNRNLAVTALQRLFTIVAVLWGAATLTFIAVKLIPGDPVAILSGGDNVVDGAYRAALIKQFGLDQPLWMQYLRYCGQALQGDFGVSYQYRQPVVALIGDAMRETVQLALSALALALLLSILNALLTAGRHARLRALMSWLELTLLSTPVYWVGIVLLSVFSFRLQWFPVMGNDGLISLVLPVITLSLPLAALLSQVLRDGLEEALSQPFALTVRTRGVSETWLRVRHGLRHGALAASTLTGTLLAGVLSGSVLTETVFGRAGIGQITLHAIESRDMPLVLGLVMLSALLFVVINLLVDALYLIIDPRLRKKANAHEQ; encoded by the coding sequence ATGATGTCTGGATTAAACCGTAACCTGGCCGTCACGGCTCTCCAGCGACTCTTCACCATCGTGGCTGTGCTCTGGGGCGCAGCCACACTGACGTTTATTGCCGTCAAACTGATCCCCGGCGATCCGGTGGCGATCCTGAGCGGCGGCGATAACGTGGTGGATGGCGCGTACCGGGCAGCACTGATCAAGCAATTCGGGCTCGATCAGCCGCTGTGGATGCAATACCTGCGCTACTGCGGACAAGCGCTGCAAGGCGATTTCGGCGTCAGCTATCAGTACCGGCAGCCGGTGGTGGCGTTGATTGGCGACGCCATGCGTGAAACCGTCCAGCTGGCGCTCAGCGCACTGGCGCTGGCCTTATTGCTGTCAATCCTCAACGCTTTGTTGACCGCCGGACGTCACGCCCGGCTGCGCGCGCTGATGTCCTGGCTGGAACTGACGCTGCTCAGCACGCCGGTCTACTGGGTCGGCATCGTGCTGCTCAGCGTTTTCAGCTTCCGCCTGCAATGGTTTCCGGTGATGGGTAATGACGGATTGATATCGCTGGTGCTGCCGGTCATCACCCTGAGTCTGCCGCTGGCGGCCCTGCTGAGCCAGGTGCTGCGCGACGGACTGGAAGAGGCGCTGTCGCAGCCGTTCGCGCTGACGGTGCGCACCCGCGGCGTCAGCGAAACCTGGCTGCGCGTTCGGCACGGCCTGCGCCACGGCGCGCTGGCCGCCTCAACGCTGACCGGCACCCTGCTGGCGGGCGTGCTAAGCGGTTCGGTGCTGACCGAAACCGTGTTCGGCCGCGCCGGCATCGGCCAGATTACCCTGCATGCCATCGAAAGCCGCGACATGCCGCTGGTACTGGGGCTGGTGATGCTGTCTGCCCTGCTGTTTGTGGTCATCAACCTGCTGGTGGATGCGTTGTACCTGATTATCGACCCCCGTTTGAGAAAAAAGGCGAACGCCCATGAGCAGTGA
- a CDS encoding ABC transporter permease, with translation MLIRTPHRSAYRSPWLAPATLLPAAAVLLLLLAVFFPALFTHRLPDEMDMGAVLQPPGADHWFGTDTLGRDVFTRVVYGTSLSLSIGVGAMLIACLGGVLLGTLSALAPLPVRRVLVRLLDIMLAFPEMLLALLVIAVLGRGPENTLLAVGLAGVAGYARLVRSQVLQVKLSGYVEHAIALGEPPLYIVVRHIIPNTLRPLLILATIGVGNAVLSASALSFLGLGVVPPTAEWGALLADGRNFLDIAPWVSLFPASVVALSVIVITLLGRRLQAILARGTA, from the coding sequence ATGCTGATACGCACGCCCCATCGCAGCGCTTATCGCAGCCCCTGGCTGGCGCCGGCAACCCTGCTTCCCGCCGCCGCCGTACTGCTTTTACTGCTGGCGGTGTTTTTCCCTGCGCTGTTCACCCATCGCCTGCCGGATGAGATGGACATGGGGGCGGTGCTCCAGCCGCCCGGCGCGGACCACTGGTTCGGCACCGACACGCTCGGGCGCGATGTCTTCACCCGCGTGGTGTACGGCACCTCGCTGTCGCTGAGCATCGGCGTCGGCGCGATGCTGATCGCCTGCCTAGGCGGCGTGCTGCTGGGCACCTTGTCGGCGCTGGCGCCGCTGCCGGTACGCCGCGTACTGGTGCGGCTGCTGGATATCATGCTGGCGTTCCCGGAAATGCTGCTGGCGCTGCTGGTGATCGCGGTGCTGGGGCGCGGCCCGGAAAATACGCTGCTGGCGGTCGGGCTGGCCGGCGTCGCCGGTTATGCGCGGCTGGTGCGCTCGCAGGTGCTGCAGGTAAAACTGTCCGGCTACGTAGAACACGCCATCGCGCTGGGCGAACCTCCGCTGTACATCGTGGTGCGCCATATCATTCCCAACACCTTACGGCCGTTGCTGATTCTGGCGACCATCGGCGTCGGCAACGCGGTGCTGTCCGCCTCGGCGCTGAGTTTCCTCGGACTTGGCGTGGTGCCGCCCACGGCGGAATGGGGCGCACTGCTGGCCGACGGCCGCAACTTCCTGGATATCGCGCCCTGGGTCAGCCTGTTTCCCGCCAGTGTCGTGGCGCTGTCGGTGATCGTCATCACCCTGCTGGGCCGGCGTTTGCAGGCTATTTTGGCCAGGGGGACAGCATGA